A single Lactuca sativa cultivar Salinas chromosome 8, Lsat_Salinas_v11, whole genome shotgun sequence DNA region contains:
- the LOC111916966 gene encoding uncharacterized protein LOC111916966, with the protein MAGVEDSDAMLSDVEEEDDLPVPIVIGTSPSTENVSVERFREVVAELDRERQAREVVEKSKSELQVSFNRLKVLAHEAIKKRDETSRQRDEHLRSNEKLSSELAEAVKEKEELSKQLAEFVKEKDELLKQKGDFAKQLEESVKAKDSSRSEIQTAAQMLVTGIDKISGKVNNFKNFTSGGLPRSQKYTGLPAVAYGVIVRTNEIVDELVSQIESTTKSRNQAREQMEQRNYEIAIEVSELEASISRLREDVSKRDSVLESLKKSMEEKDEMISELENELNEKQDLSSEYGNKLRVLESRMDSQKPLLVDQLNHVSKIHDQICSIIKIINGNNKEQSDLSDSLFLPQETDIEENIRASLAGMESISELSSLLLEKTKDLVVEKTREVKTLNEKVTQLSKEKEHIGSLLKSALSRRMSSDLSSKTNELFKVAENGLKESGINYKFNETLTEDDEIYNLAGALENIIKQSQLEIIELQHTVDELRAESSLLNEHVEAQRKELLQRKQEVEELEEKERIANENVEGLMMDIAAAEEEIARWKVAAQQEAAAGKGVEHEYVSQLSRIRKELEEAKQVVMESEKKIKLKEETAGAAMAARDAAETSLKLADTRATRLRERIEELTSQLEQFDTRKNSTNKNRPRYVCWPWEWLGLDPVGVGPTRQPDMPRNGANEMELSEPLL; encoded by the exons ATGGCCGGTGTAGAAGATAGTGATGCCATGTTGAGTGATGTGGAAGAAGAGGATGACCTTCCGGTGCCTATTGTTATTGGAACTTCACCTTCGACTGAGAATGTGTCGGTTGAGAGATttcgagaggtggtggcggagCTCGATCGTGAACGACAAGCTCGTGAAGTAGTGGAGAAATCGAAATCGGAATTGCAAGTTTCGTTTAATCGATTGAAAGTTCTGGCACACGAAGCGATCAAAAAGCGCGACGAGACGTCGCGCCAGAGAGATGAACATCTTAGATCAAACGAGAAATTATCTTCAGAGTTGGCTGAAGCTGTTAAGGAAAAAGAAGAGTTATCGAAGCAGTTGGCTGAATTCGTTAAGGAAAAGGACGAATTGTTGAAGCAGAAAGGTGATTTCGCGAAGCAATTAGAGGAATCGGTGAAGGCCAAGGATTCATCTAGGTCTGAGATTCAGACAGCTGCCCAGATGTTGGTAACCGGAATCGATAAAATATCAGGTAAAGTGAATAACTTCAAGAACTTCACGTCCGGAGGATTACCTAGGTCGCAAAAGTACACTGGTTTACCAGCTGTTGCTTATGGAGTGATCGTGAGAACTAATGAGATCGTTGATGAGCTTGTTAGCCAGATAGAATCAACAACCAAGTCAAGGAATCAAGCTAGAGAGCAAATGGAACAGAGGAATTACGAGATCGCCATTGAAGTATCAGAGCTTGAAGCTTCAATCAGTAGGCTCAGAGAGGACGTGTCAAAGAGAGATTCCGTTCTTGAAAGTTTAAAGAAATCAATGGAGGAGAAAGACGAGATGATATCAGAATTAGAAAACGAGTTGAATGAGAAGCAAGATTTATCAAGTGAATATGGTAATAAGTTGAGGGTTTTGGAATCACGTATGGATTCACAAAAACCATTACTTGTTGATCAACTGAATCACGTTTCAAAGATACATGACCAGATTTGCAGTATCATCAAGATAATCAATGGTAACAACAAAGAACAATCAGATTTATCAGATTCCTTGTTTCTTCCACAAGAAACAGACATAGAGGAGAATATACGAGCCTCTTTAGCTGGAATGGAATCCATAAGTGAATTAAGTTCACTTCTTTTGGAAAAAACAAAGGATTTGGTAGTGGAAAAAACCCGAGAAGTGAAAACTCTAAACGAAAAAGTTACTCAGTTATCAAAGGAGAAAGAGCATATCGGGTCCTTACTAAAGAGTGCTTTATCAAGAAGAATGTCATCcgatctttcttcaaaaaccaaTGAGCTGTTTAAAGTTGCAGAAAACGGATTAAAAGAATCCGGAATTAATTACAAGTTCAATGAAACTCTTACAGAGGATGATGAAATATATAATTTG GCTGGTGCTCTTGAGAACATCATAAAACAATCTCAGCTTGAGATAATCGAACTCCAGCATACTGTTGATGAACTAAGGGCAGAGTCAAGTTTACTTAATGAACATGTTGAAGCTCAAAGGAAGGAGCTTTTGCAAAGGAAACAAGAGGTGGAAGAACTTGAAGAAAAGGAGAGAATAGCAAATGAAAAT GTTGAAGGGCTTATGATGGATATTGCTGCAGCTGAAGAGGAGATTGCTAGATGGAAAGTAGCAGCACAACAGGAAGCTGCAGCAGGGAAAGGTGTTGAACATGAGTATGTATCACAG ttgtctaGAATACGTAAAGAATTGGAAGAAGCAAAGCAAGTTGTGATGGAATCAGAGAAGAAGATAAAATTGAAAGAGGAAACAGCAGGTGCTGCAATGGCAGCAAGAGATGCAGCTGAGACATCATTAAAATTAGCAGACACACGGGCAACTCGATTGAGGGAGAGGATTGAAGAGTTGACTAGTCAACTTGAACAATTTGATACACGAAAAAATTCAACCAATAAAAATAGGCCACGATACGTATGCTGGCCTTGGGAATGGCTCGGGTTGGACCCTGTGGGAGTGGGACCCACCCGCCAGCCGGACATGCCTCGGAATGGTGCAAATGAAATGGAGCTTTCTGAACCTCTTCTCTGA
- the LOC111916943 gene encoding glycosyl hydrolase 5 family protein: protein MTVVGGAFPLSLILFAAIILHHHTAALPLSVNSRWIIDDQNGGERVKLSCINWVSHLESAVVEGLSKQPVDVISKKILAMGFNCVRLTYPLFLFTNDSLASTTVRKSLTKLGLPASVAGVQVNNPSIVDLSLINAFVKVVSNLNKNNIMIILDNHISKPGWCCNDNDGNGFFGDLYFDPEVWVKGIKRVATIFKGYTNVVGMSLRNELRGYRQNIETWYSYMQKGAEGVHSANPNVLVILSGLSYDQDLSFLRDQHVTLSFTKKLVFEVHWYGFSDGDDWITGNANQVCGRITDKMTNQAGFLLDQGYPLFVSEWGVDQTGTNENDNRYLNCFLGWVAEHDLDWALWTLVGSYYLREGVVGMEELYGVLDSNWYEPRNLSFLKKISPIQSSFQAPDGLLGAEQHKIIFHPSTGLCIQIHSMKLAPCSNAQAWEYTLQNMLIVKGTNYCLQANGVHMQVKLGTMCTNISSKWEAISSSKMHLSSKINNGIMVCLDIDYENTIVTNNCKCLNNDKLCDPASQWFKVINSTSVEVAKPLILLDSMLDSSM from the exons ATGACCGTGGTAGGAGGAGCGTTCCCATTATCTCTCATCCTCTTCGCCGCTATCATTCTCCACCACCACACTGCGGCGCTTCCACTCTCAGTCAACTCACGATGGATCATCGACGATCAAAACGGTGGTGAGAGGGTGAAGTTGTCATGCATCAACTGGGTGAGCCACCTTGAGTCGGCGGTCGTGGAAGGGTTGAGCAAACAGCCGGTTGATGTGATCTCGAAGAAAATTTTGGCGATGGGATTCAATTGTGTGAGACTCACGTATCCATTGTTCTTATTTACAAACGATTCACTGGCTTCGACGACTGTGAGAAAGTCGCTGACAAAGCTGGGGTTGCCGGCATCCGTCGCCGGAGTTCAAGTCAACAACCCATCCATCGTTGACCTTTCCCTCATCAATGCTTTTGTG AAAGTGGTTTCAAACCTCAACAAGAACAACATTATGATAATATTAGACAATCACATAAGCAAACCTGGATGGTGTTGTAATGATAATGATGGTAATGGCTTCTTCGGCGACCTCTACTTTGACCCTGAAGTGTGGGTCAAAGGTATTAAACGAGTTGCCACCATTTTTAAAGGGTATACCAATGTGGTCGGTATGAGCTTGAGGAATGAACTTCGTGGGTATAGACAAAACATCGAAACATGGTACAG CTACATGCAAAAAGGTGCGGAAGGGGTACATTCGGCAAACCCTAATGTATTAGTCATTCTCTCGGGTCTAAGCTATGACCAAGACTTATCCTTTCTTCGTGACCAACATGTAACCTTATCATTTACTAAAAAGTTGGTTTTTGAGGTTCATTGGTATGGTTTTTCAGACGGTGATGATTGGATTACTGGTAACGCAAACCAAGTATGTGGTCGAATCACCGACAAAATGACAAATCAAGCAGGGTTTTTACTAGACCAGGGTTACCCTTTGTTTGTAAGTGAGTGGGGTGTGGATCAAACCGGCACAAATGAGAATGATAATAGGTATTTGAATTGTTTCTTAGGTTGGGTGGCTGAACATGACCTTGATTGGGCATTATGGACTCTTGTTGGGAGCTACTATTTAAGGGAGGGTGTGGTTGGAATGGAGGAGCTTTATGGTGTTTTGGATTCGAATTGGTATGAACCGAGAAATTTAAGTTTCTTGAAGAAAATTTCACCTATTCAATCTTCGTTTCAag CACCTGATGGTTTATTAGGCGCcgaacaacataaaatcatcttCCATCCATCTACTGGGCTTTGTATACAAATCCACTCTATGAAGTTGGCCCCATGTTccaatgcacaggcatgggagtACACCCTACAAAACATGTTGATTGTGAAGGGTACAAATTATTGCCTACAAGCAAATGGTGTGCATATGCAAGTGAAATTAGGCACAATGTGTACAAATATCTCTTCAAAATGGGAGGCTATTTCATCCTCTAAAATGCACCTTTCATCAAAGATTAATAATGGGATTATggtttgtcttgatatagactaTGAAAACACGATTGTTACTAACAATTGTAAATGCTTAAACAACGACAAGTTGTGTGATCCTGCATCCCAATGGTTCAAAGTCATCAACAGCACAAGTGTGGAAGTTGCAAAACCACTCATTTTGTTAGATTCCATGTTGGATTCGTCAATGTGA